The proteins below come from a single Columba livia isolate bColLiv1 breed racing homer chromosome 26, bColLiv1.pat.W.v2, whole genome shotgun sequence genomic window:
- the SRRM1 gene encoding serine/arginine repetitive matrix protein 1 isoform X9 gives MHSMLFFQITGLSSCHISLQNPDSKMMQINLTGFLNGKNAREFMGELWPLLLSAQENIAGIPTAFLELKKEEIKQRQIEQEKLASMKKQDEDKEKRDKEDKDNREKRDRSRSPRRRKSRSPSPRRRLSPVRRERKRSHSRSPHHRTKSRSATPAPEKKEATPEPEPSVKPKETVVPEATSNNDIPKPPKPEPPVPETKETSPERNSKKEREKEKEKTRQRSPSRSKSRSRSRSRSPSHSRPRRRHRSRSRSYSPRRRPSPRRRPSPRRRSPPRRMPPPPRHRRSRSPVRRRRRSSASLSGSSSSSSSSRSRSPPKKAPKRTVSSPPRKTRRLSPSASPPRRRHRPSPPASPPPKPRRSPTPQQSNRARKSRGSVSPSRTSAPKHKSTEKRESPSPAPKTRKAELSESEEDKGGKMAAADSVQQRRQYRRQNQQSSSDSGSSSSSEEERPKRSNVKNGEVGRRRRHSHSRSPSPSPRKRQKESSPRMQMEKRWQSPVMKSRRRRSPSPPPARRRRSPSPAPPPRRRRSPSLPRRRSPSPPPRRRSPSPRRYSPPIQRRYSPSPPPKRRTASPPPPPKRRASPSPQSKRRVSHSPPPKRSSPAAKKRSPSVSSKHRKGSPPSRSNRETRSPPQNKRHSPSPRPRASHTSASPAPPPPRRGASASPQRRQSPSPSTRPIRRVSRTPEPKKTKASTPSPRSARRVSSSRSASGSPEPAPKKHPAPPSPARSCSPSANWSPAKKAESPTQSPSPARNSDQEGGGKKKKKKKDKKHKKDKKHKKHKKHKKEKAAAAAAVAAADTTSAQEEQEAETEPKKETESEPEDNLDDLEKHLREKALRSMRKAQVSPPS, from the exons ATGCACTCTATGTTGTTTTTTCAGATAACCGGTTTGTCTTCCTGTCATATCTCTTTGCAGAATCCAGATTCCAAAATGATGCAAATCAACCTGACTGGTTTTTTGAATGGGAAAAATGCTAGGGAGTTCATGGGAGAACTGTGGCCACTGCTTTTAAGTGCACAAGAAAACATTGCTGGTATTCCAACGGCTTTTCTGgaactgaagaaagaagaaataaaacagcgACAG ATAGAGCAAGAGAAACTGGCTTCCATGAAGAAACAAGAtgaagacaaggaaaagagggaTAAGGAAGACAAAGACAACAGGGAGAAAAGAGACAGATCCAGGAGTCCAAGAAG ACGCAAGTCAAGGTCTCCTTCCCCTCGAAGGAGGTTGTCACCTGTCAGAAGAGAGCGGAAACGCAGCCATTCTCGCTCGCCTCATCACAGAACCAAGAGCCGCAGTGCTACCCCTGCGCCAGAAAAGAAAGAGGCGACTCCTGAGCCGGAACCCTCTGTGAAACCAAAGGAGACTGTTGTTCCAGAGGCGACTTCAAACAA cgATATCCCAAAACCTCCTAAACCGGAACCTCCTGTACCAGAGACTAAGGAAACTTCACCAGAACGTAATtcaaagaaggagagagagaaggaaaaagagaagactcGTCAAAGATCCCCATCTCGGTCCAAGTCAAGGTCACGATCTCGATCACGTTCTCCATCTCACTCTCGACCAAGAAGGCGTCATAGATCACGGTCAAG GTCTTACTCCCCTAGAAGGCGACCAAGCCCGAGACGACGACCATCCCCACGGAGGAGGAGCCCGCCAAGGCGAATGCCTCCCCCTCCCAGACACAGAAGAAGCAGATCCCCTGTGAGGCG GAGAAGACGGTCATCAGCATCCTTATCCGGCAGtagctcttcctcctcctcctcacgtTCCCGGTCACCACCAAAGAAAGCACCTAAAAGAACTGTATCCAGTCCTCCCCGAAAAACACGCAGGCTCTCTCCTTCGGCCAGCCCACCTCGGCGGAGACACAGGCCGTCCCCACCAGCAAGTCCACCTCCaaaaccacgcaggtctccaaCGCCCCAGCAGTCGAATCGTGCAAGAAAAAGCCGTGGCTCTGTTTCGCCTAGCAGAACATCAG CACCCAAACATAAGAGTACTGAAAAAAGAGAATCTCCTTCTCCAGCACCCAAAACCAGGAAAGCAGAACTGTCTGAATCAG AAGAAGACAAAGGAGGTAAAATGGCTGCAGCAGACTCTGTTCAACAGAGGCGTCAGTACCGAAGGCAAAATCAACAGTCTTCATCTG ATTCTGGTTCTTCATCATCATCTGAAGAGGAAAGACCTAAAAGATCCAATGTGAAGAACGGGGAGGTTGGGAGACGCCGGCGCCATTCACATTCACGCAGCCCATCACCGTCTCCACGAAAACGACAGAAGGAATCCTCCCCTCG GATGCAGATGGAAAAGAGGTGGCAATCGCCAGTGATGAAAAG cCGGAGGAGGAGAAGCCCGTCGCCCCCCCCAGCCAGGCGGCGCCGCTCTCCTTCGCCTGCCCCCCCTCCCAGGCGGCGCCGCTCGCCTTCCTTACCCCGTCGAAG gtCTCCATCACCACCCCCCCGCAGACGCTCCCCTTCTCCACGGAGATACTCCCCACCGATCCAGCGGCGATATTCTCCTTCTCCACCGCCTAAGAGACgaacagcttctcctcctcctccacctaAACGAAGAGCATCGCCTTCCCCACAATCAAAACGCAGAGTCTCCCATTCCCCGCCGCCGAAACGAAGCTCGCCAGCTGCTAAGAAGCGTTCGCCCTCTGTATCTTCCAAGCACAGGAAGGGATCTCCTCCCAGTAGGTCCAATCGGGAAACGCGTTCTCCACCACAGAACAAACGGCATTCACCTTCACCACGGCCTAGAGCTTCTCATACCTCGGCGAgcccagcgccgccgccgccacgaCGGGGAGCGTCAGCTTCGCCCCAGAGGAGACAGTCTCCATCTCCAAGCACTAGACCCATCAGGAGGGTGTCGAGAACGCCAGAACCTAAgaagacaaa GGCTTCCACCCCAAGCCCACGATCTGCAAGACGAGTATCTTCATCACGCTCTGCATCAGGATCCCCTGAGCCAGCACCGAAAAAGCATCCGGCCCCTCCATCTCCTGCTCGGTCCTGTTCCCCTTCTGCAAACTGGTCACCTGCAAAAAAGGCTGAAAGCCCAACCCAGAGCCCATCACCGGCAAGG AATTCAGATCAAGAAGGGGgtggaaagaagaagaagaaaaagaaggataaGAAGcataaaaaggataaaaagcacaagaaacacaaaaaacataAGAAGGAGAAGGCggcggcagctgctgctgtggctgcggCAGATACCACCTCGGCACAGGAAGAGCAGGAAGCAGAGACAGAACCCAAAAAG GAGACAGAAAGTGAACCAGAAGACAACCTTGATGACCTAGAAAAACACCTGCGAGAGAAGGCCCTGAGGTCGATGCGGAAGGCGCAAGTGTCCCCACCATCCTAG
- the SRRM1 gene encoding serine/arginine repetitive matrix protein 1 isoform X11: MMQINLTGFLNGKNAREFMGELWPLLLSAQENIAGIPTAFLELKKEEIKQRQIEQEKLASMKKQDEDKEKRDKEDKDNREKRDRSRSPRRRKSRSPSPRRRLSPVRRERKRSHSRSPHHRTKSRSATPAPEKKEATPEPEPSVKPKETVVPEATSNNDIPKPPKPEPPVPETKETSPERNSKKEREKEKEKTRQRSPSRSKSRSRSRSRSPSHSRPRRRHRSRSRSYSPRRRPSPRRRPSPRRRSPPRRMPPPPRHRRSRSPVRRRRRSSASLSGSSSSSSSSRSRSPPKKAPKRTVSSPPRKTRRLSPSASPPRRRHRPSPPASPPPKPRRSPTPQQSNRARKSRGSVSPSRTSAPKHKSTEKRESPSPAPKTRKAELSESEEDKGGKMAAADSVQQRRQYRRQNQQSSSDSGSSSSSEEERPKRSNVKNGEVGRRRRHSHSRSPSPSPRKRQKESSPRRRRRSPSPPPARRRRSPSPAPPPRRRRSPSLPRRRSPSPPPRRRSPSPRRYSPPIQRRYSPSPPPKRRTASPPPPPKRRASPSPQSKRRVSHSPPPKRSSPAAKKRSPSVSSKHRKGSPPSRSNRETRSPPQNKRHSPSPRPRASHTSASPAPPPPRRGASASPQRRQSPSPSTRPIRRVSRTPEPKKTKASTPSPRSARRVSSSRSASGSPEPAPKKHPAPPSPARSCSPSANWSPAKKAESPTQSPSPARNSDQEGGGKKKKKKKDKKHKKDKKHKKHKKHKKEKAAAAAAVAAADTTSAQEEQEAETEPKKETESEPEDNLDDLEKHLREKALRSMRKAQVSPPS, encoded by the exons ATGATGCAAATCAACCTGACTGGTTTTTTGAATGGGAAAAATGCTAGGGAGTTCATGGGAGAACTGTGGCCACTGCTTTTAAGTGCACAAGAAAACATTGCTGGTATTCCAACGGCTTTTCTGgaactgaagaaagaagaaataaaacagcgACAG ATAGAGCAAGAGAAACTGGCTTCCATGAAGAAACAAGAtgaagacaaggaaaagagggaTAAGGAAGACAAAGACAACAGGGAGAAAAGAGACAGATCCAGGAGTCCAAGAAG ACGCAAGTCAAGGTCTCCTTCCCCTCGAAGGAGGTTGTCACCTGTCAGAAGAGAGCGGAAACGCAGCCATTCTCGCTCGCCTCATCACAGAACCAAGAGCCGCAGTGCTACCCCTGCGCCAGAAAAGAAAGAGGCGACTCCTGAGCCGGAACCCTCTGTGAAACCAAAGGAGACTGTTGTTCCAGAGGCGACTTCAAACAA cgATATCCCAAAACCTCCTAAACCGGAACCTCCTGTACCAGAGACTAAGGAAACTTCACCAGAACGTAATtcaaagaaggagagagagaaggaaaaagagaagactcGTCAAAGATCCCCATCTCGGTCCAAGTCAAGGTCACGATCTCGATCACGTTCTCCATCTCACTCTCGACCAAGAAGGCGTCATAGATCACGGTCAAG GTCTTACTCCCCTAGAAGGCGACCAAGCCCGAGACGACGACCATCCCCACGGAGGAGGAGCCCGCCAAGGCGAATGCCTCCCCCTCCCAGACACAGAAGAAGCAGATCCCCTGTGAGGCG GAGAAGACGGTCATCAGCATCCTTATCCGGCAGtagctcttcctcctcctcctcacgtTCCCGGTCACCACCAAAGAAAGCACCTAAAAGAACTGTATCCAGTCCTCCCCGAAAAACACGCAGGCTCTCTCCTTCGGCCAGCCCACCTCGGCGGAGACACAGGCCGTCCCCACCAGCAAGTCCACCTCCaaaaccacgcaggtctccaaCGCCCCAGCAGTCGAATCGTGCAAGAAAAAGCCGTGGCTCTGTTTCGCCTAGCAGAACATCAG CACCCAAACATAAGAGTACTGAAAAAAGAGAATCTCCTTCTCCAGCACCCAAAACCAGGAAAGCAGAACTGTCTGAATCAG AAGAAGACAAAGGAGGTAAAATGGCTGCAGCAGACTCTGTTCAACAGAGGCGTCAGTACCGAAGGCAAAATCAACAGTCTTCATCTG ATTCTGGTTCTTCATCATCATCTGAAGAGGAAAGACCTAAAAGATCCAATGTGAAGAACGGGGAGGTTGGGAGACGCCGGCGCCATTCACATTCACGCAGCCCATCACCGTCTCCACGAAAACGACAGAAGGAATCCTCCCCTCG cCGGAGGAGGAGAAGCCCGTCGCCCCCCCCAGCCAGGCGGCGCCGCTCTCCTTCGCCTGCCCCCCCTCCCAGGCGGCGCCGCTCGCCTTCCTTACCCCGTCGAAG gtCTCCATCACCACCCCCCCGCAGACGCTCCCCTTCTCCACGGAGATACTCCCCACCGATCCAGCGGCGATATTCTCCTTCTCCACCGCCTAAGAGACgaacagcttctcctcctcctccacctaAACGAAGAGCATCGCCTTCCCCACAATCAAAACGCAGAGTCTCCCATTCCCCGCCGCCGAAACGAAGCTCGCCAGCTGCTAAGAAGCGTTCGCCCTCTGTATCTTCCAAGCACAGGAAGGGATCTCCTCCCAGTAGGTCCAATCGGGAAACGCGTTCTCCACCACAGAACAAACGGCATTCACCTTCACCACGGCCTAGAGCTTCTCATACCTCGGCGAgcccagcgccgccgccgccacgaCGGGGAGCGTCAGCTTCGCCCCAGAGGAGACAGTCTCCATCTCCAAGCACTAGACCCATCAGGAGGGTGTCGAGAACGCCAGAACCTAAgaagacaaa GGCTTCCACCCCAAGCCCACGATCTGCAAGACGAGTATCTTCATCACGCTCTGCATCAGGATCCCCTGAGCCAGCACCGAAAAAGCATCCGGCCCCTCCATCTCCTGCTCGGTCCTGTTCCCCTTCTGCAAACTGGTCACCTGCAAAAAAGGCTGAAAGCCCAACCCAGAGCCCATCACCGGCAAGG AATTCAGATCAAGAAGGGGgtggaaagaagaagaagaaaaagaaggataaGAAGcataaaaaggataaaaagcacaagaaacacaaaaaacataAGAAGGAGAAGGCggcggcagctgctgctgtggctgcggCAGATACCACCTCGGCACAGGAAGAGCAGGAAGCAGAGACAGAACCCAAAAAG GAGACAGAAAGTGAACCAGAAGACAACCTTGATGACCTAGAAAAACACCTGCGAGAGAAGGCCCTGAGGTCGATGCGGAAGGCGCAAGTGTCCCCACCATCCTAG
- the SRRM1 gene encoding serine/arginine repetitive matrix protein 1 isoform X12, whose amino-acid sequence MMQINLTGFLNGKNAREFMGELWPLLLSAQENIAGIPTAFLELKKEEIKQRQIEQEKLASMKKQDEDKEKRDKEDKDNREKRDRSRSPRRRKSRSPSPRRRLSPVRRERKRSHSRSPHHRTKSRSATPAPEKKEATPEPEPSVKPKETVVPEATSNNDIPKPPKPEPPVPETKETSPERNSKKEREKEKEKTRQRSPSRSKSRSRSRSRSPSHSRPRRRHRSRSRRRPSPRRRPSPRRRSPPRRMPPPPRHRRSRSPVRRRRRSSASLSGSSSSSSSSRSRSPPKKAPKRTVSSPPRKTRRLSPSASPPRRRHRPSPPASPPPKPRRSPTPQQSNRARKSRGSVSPSRTSAPKHKSTEKRESPSPAPKTRKAELSESEEDKGGKMAAADSVQQRRQYRRQNQQSSSDSGSSSSSEEERPKRSNVKNGEVGRRRRHSHSRSPSPSPRKRQKESSPRRRRRSPSPPPARRRRSPSPAPPPRRRRSPSLPRRRSPSPPPRRRSPSPRRYSPPIQRRYSPSPPPKRRTASPPPPPKRRASPSPQSKRRVSHSPPPKRSSPAAKKRSPSVSSKHRKGSPPSRSNRETRSPPQNKRHSPSPRPRASHTSASPAPPPPRRGASASPQRRQSPSPSTRPIRRVSRTPEPKKTKASTPSPRSARRVSSSRSASGSPEPAPKKHPAPPSPARSCSPSANWSPAKKAESPTQSPSPARNSDQEGGGKKKKKKKDKKHKKDKKHKKHKKHKKEKAAAAAAVAAADTTSAQEEQEAETEPKKETESEPEDNLDDLEKHLREKALRSMRKAQVSPPS is encoded by the exons ATGATGCAAATCAACCTGACTGGTTTTTTGAATGGGAAAAATGCTAGGGAGTTCATGGGAGAACTGTGGCCACTGCTTTTAAGTGCACAAGAAAACATTGCTGGTATTCCAACGGCTTTTCTGgaactgaagaaagaagaaataaaacagcgACAG ATAGAGCAAGAGAAACTGGCTTCCATGAAGAAACAAGAtgaagacaaggaaaagagggaTAAGGAAGACAAAGACAACAGGGAGAAAAGAGACAGATCCAGGAGTCCAAGAAG ACGCAAGTCAAGGTCTCCTTCCCCTCGAAGGAGGTTGTCACCTGTCAGAAGAGAGCGGAAACGCAGCCATTCTCGCTCGCCTCATCACAGAACCAAGAGCCGCAGTGCTACCCCTGCGCCAGAAAAGAAAGAGGCGACTCCTGAGCCGGAACCCTCTGTGAAACCAAAGGAGACTGTTGTTCCAGAGGCGACTTCAAACAA cgATATCCCAAAACCTCCTAAACCGGAACCTCCTGTACCAGAGACTAAGGAAACTTCACCAGAACGTAATtcaaagaaggagagagagaaggaaaaagagaagactcGTCAAAGATCCCCATCTCGGTCCAAGTCAAGGTCACGATCTCGATCACGTTCTCCATCTCACTCTCGACCAAGAAGGCGTCATAGATCACGGTCAAG AAGGCGACCAAGCCCGAGACGACGACCATCCCCACGGAGGAGGAGCCCGCCAAGGCGAATGCCTCCCCCTCCCAGACACAGAAGAAGCAGATCCCCTGTGAGGCG GAGAAGACGGTCATCAGCATCCTTATCCGGCAGtagctcttcctcctcctcctcacgtTCCCGGTCACCACCAAAGAAAGCACCTAAAAGAACTGTATCCAGTCCTCCCCGAAAAACACGCAGGCTCTCTCCTTCGGCCAGCCCACCTCGGCGGAGACACAGGCCGTCCCCACCAGCAAGTCCACCTCCaaaaccacgcaggtctccaaCGCCCCAGCAGTCGAATCGTGCAAGAAAAAGCCGTGGCTCTGTTTCGCCTAGCAGAACATCAG CACCCAAACATAAGAGTACTGAAAAAAGAGAATCTCCTTCTCCAGCACCCAAAACCAGGAAAGCAGAACTGTCTGAATCAG AAGAAGACAAAGGAGGTAAAATGGCTGCAGCAGACTCTGTTCAACAGAGGCGTCAGTACCGAAGGCAAAATCAACAGTCTTCATCTG ATTCTGGTTCTTCATCATCATCTGAAGAGGAAAGACCTAAAAGATCCAATGTGAAGAACGGGGAGGTTGGGAGACGCCGGCGCCATTCACATTCACGCAGCCCATCACCGTCTCCACGAAAACGACAGAAGGAATCCTCCCCTCG cCGGAGGAGGAGAAGCCCGTCGCCCCCCCCAGCCAGGCGGCGCCGCTCTCCTTCGCCTGCCCCCCCTCCCAGGCGGCGCCGCTCGCCTTCCTTACCCCGTCGAAG gtCTCCATCACCACCCCCCCGCAGACGCTCCCCTTCTCCACGGAGATACTCCCCACCGATCCAGCGGCGATATTCTCCTTCTCCACCGCCTAAGAGACgaacagcttctcctcctcctccacctaAACGAAGAGCATCGCCTTCCCCACAATCAAAACGCAGAGTCTCCCATTCCCCGCCGCCGAAACGAAGCTCGCCAGCTGCTAAGAAGCGTTCGCCCTCTGTATCTTCCAAGCACAGGAAGGGATCTCCTCCCAGTAGGTCCAATCGGGAAACGCGTTCTCCACCACAGAACAAACGGCATTCACCTTCACCACGGCCTAGAGCTTCTCATACCTCGGCGAgcccagcgccgccgccgccacgaCGGGGAGCGTCAGCTTCGCCCCAGAGGAGACAGTCTCCATCTCCAAGCACTAGACCCATCAGGAGGGTGTCGAGAACGCCAGAACCTAAgaagacaaa GGCTTCCACCCCAAGCCCACGATCTGCAAGACGAGTATCTTCATCACGCTCTGCATCAGGATCCCCTGAGCCAGCACCGAAAAAGCATCCGGCCCCTCCATCTCCTGCTCGGTCCTGTTCCCCTTCTGCAAACTGGTCACCTGCAAAAAAGGCTGAAAGCCCAACCCAGAGCCCATCACCGGCAAGG AATTCAGATCAAGAAGGGGgtggaaagaagaagaagaaaaagaaggataaGAAGcataaaaaggataaaaagcacaagaaacacaaaaaacataAGAAGGAGAAGGCggcggcagctgctgctgtggctgcggCAGATACCACCTCGGCACAGGAAGAGCAGGAAGCAGAGACAGAACCCAAAAAG GAGACAGAAAGTGAACCAGAAGACAACCTTGATGACCTAGAAAAACACCTGCGAGAGAAGGCCCTGAGGTCGATGCGGAAGGCGCAAGTGTCCCCACCATCCTAG
- the SRRM1 gene encoding serine/arginine repetitive matrix protein 1 isoform X10, with the protein MMQINLTGFLNGKNAREFMGELWPLLLSAQENIAGIPTAFLELKKEEIKQRQIEQEKLASMKKQDEDKEKRDKEDKDNREKRDRSRSPRRRKSRSPSPRRRLSPVRRERKRSHSRSPHHRTKSRSATPAPEKKEATPEPEPSVKPKETVVPEATSNNDIPKPPKPEPPVPETKETSPERNSKKEREKEKEKTRQRSPSRSKSRSRSRSRSPSHSRPRRRHRSRSRSYSPRRRPSPRRRPSPRRRSPPRRMPPPPRHRRSRSPVRRRRRSSASLSGSSSSSSSSRSRSPPKKAPKRTVSSPPRKTRRLSPSASPPRRRHRPSPPASPPPKPRRSPTPQQSNRARKSRGSVSPSRTSAPKHKSTEKRESPSPAPKTRKAELSESEEDKGGKMAAADSVQQRRQYRRQNQQSSSDSGSSSSSEEERPKRSNVKNGEVGRRRRHSHSRSPSPSPRKRQKESSPRMQMEKRWQSPVMKSRRRRSPSPPPARRRRSPSPAPPPRRRRSPSLPRRRSPSPPPRRRSPSPRRYSPPIQRRYSPSPPPKRRTASPPPPPKRRASPSPQSKRRVSHSPPPKRSSPAAKKRSPSVSSKHRKGSPPSRSNRETRSPPQNKRHSPSPRPRASHTSASPAPPPPRRGASASPQRRQSPSPSTRPIRRVSRTPEPKKTKASTPSPRSARRVSSSRSASGSPEPAPKKHPAPPSPARSCSPSANWSPAKKAESPTQSPSPARNSDQEGGGKKKKKKKDKKHKKDKKHKKHKKHKKEKAAAAAAVAAADTTSAQEEQEAETEPKKETESEPEDNLDDLEKHLREKALRSMRKAQVSPPS; encoded by the exons ATGATGCAAATCAACCTGACTGGTTTTTTGAATGGGAAAAATGCTAGGGAGTTCATGGGAGAACTGTGGCCACTGCTTTTAAGTGCACAAGAAAACATTGCTGGTATTCCAACGGCTTTTCTGgaactgaagaaagaagaaataaaacagcgACAG ATAGAGCAAGAGAAACTGGCTTCCATGAAGAAACAAGAtgaagacaaggaaaagagggaTAAGGAAGACAAAGACAACAGGGAGAAAAGAGACAGATCCAGGAGTCCAAGAAG ACGCAAGTCAAGGTCTCCTTCCCCTCGAAGGAGGTTGTCACCTGTCAGAAGAGAGCGGAAACGCAGCCATTCTCGCTCGCCTCATCACAGAACCAAGAGCCGCAGTGCTACCCCTGCGCCAGAAAAGAAAGAGGCGACTCCTGAGCCGGAACCCTCTGTGAAACCAAAGGAGACTGTTGTTCCAGAGGCGACTTCAAACAA cgATATCCCAAAACCTCCTAAACCGGAACCTCCTGTACCAGAGACTAAGGAAACTTCACCAGAACGTAATtcaaagaaggagagagagaaggaaaaagagaagactcGTCAAAGATCCCCATCTCGGTCCAAGTCAAGGTCACGATCTCGATCACGTTCTCCATCTCACTCTCGACCAAGAAGGCGTCATAGATCACGGTCAAG GTCTTACTCCCCTAGAAGGCGACCAAGCCCGAGACGACGACCATCCCCACGGAGGAGGAGCCCGCCAAGGCGAATGCCTCCCCCTCCCAGACACAGAAGAAGCAGATCCCCTGTGAGGCG GAGAAGACGGTCATCAGCATCCTTATCCGGCAGtagctcttcctcctcctcctcacgtTCCCGGTCACCACCAAAGAAAGCACCTAAAAGAACTGTATCCAGTCCTCCCCGAAAAACACGCAGGCTCTCTCCTTCGGCCAGCCCACCTCGGCGGAGACACAGGCCGTCCCCACCAGCAAGTCCACCTCCaaaaccacgcaggtctccaaCGCCCCAGCAGTCGAATCGTGCAAGAAAAAGCCGTGGCTCTGTTTCGCCTAGCAGAACATCAG CACCCAAACATAAGAGTACTGAAAAAAGAGAATCTCCTTCTCCAGCACCCAAAACCAGGAAAGCAGAACTGTCTGAATCAG AAGAAGACAAAGGAGGTAAAATGGCTGCAGCAGACTCTGTTCAACAGAGGCGTCAGTACCGAAGGCAAAATCAACAGTCTTCATCTG ATTCTGGTTCTTCATCATCATCTGAAGAGGAAAGACCTAAAAGATCCAATGTGAAGAACGGGGAGGTTGGGAGACGCCGGCGCCATTCACATTCACGCAGCCCATCACCGTCTCCACGAAAACGACAGAAGGAATCCTCCCCTCG GATGCAGATGGAAAAGAGGTGGCAATCGCCAGTGATGAAAAG cCGGAGGAGGAGAAGCCCGTCGCCCCCCCCAGCCAGGCGGCGCCGCTCTCCTTCGCCTGCCCCCCCTCCCAGGCGGCGCCGCTCGCCTTCCTTACCCCGTCGAAG gtCTCCATCACCACCCCCCCGCAGACGCTCCCCTTCTCCACGGAGATACTCCCCACCGATCCAGCGGCGATATTCTCCTTCTCCACCGCCTAAGAGACgaacagcttctcctcctcctccacctaAACGAAGAGCATCGCCTTCCCCACAATCAAAACGCAGAGTCTCCCATTCCCCGCCGCCGAAACGAAGCTCGCCAGCTGCTAAGAAGCGTTCGCCCTCTGTATCTTCCAAGCACAGGAAGGGATCTCCTCCCAGTAGGTCCAATCGGGAAACGCGTTCTCCACCACAGAACAAACGGCATTCACCTTCACCACGGCCTAGAGCTTCTCATACCTCGGCGAgcccagcgccgccgccgccacgaCGGGGAGCGTCAGCTTCGCCCCAGAGGAGACAGTCTCCATCTCCAAGCACTAGACCCATCAGGAGGGTGTCGAGAACGCCAGAACCTAAgaagacaaa GGCTTCCACCCCAAGCCCACGATCTGCAAGACGAGTATCTTCATCACGCTCTGCATCAGGATCCCCTGAGCCAGCACCGAAAAAGCATCCGGCCCCTCCATCTCCTGCTCGGTCCTGTTCCCCTTCTGCAAACTGGTCACCTGCAAAAAAGGCTGAAAGCCCAACCCAGAGCCCATCACCGGCAAGG AATTCAGATCAAGAAGGGGgtggaaagaagaagaagaaaaagaaggataaGAAGcataaaaaggataaaaagcacaagaaacacaaaaaacataAGAAGGAGAAGGCggcggcagctgctgctgtggctgcggCAGATACCACCTCGGCACAGGAAGAGCAGGAAGCAGAGACAGAACCCAAAAAG GAGACAGAAAGTGAACCAGAAGACAACCTTGATGACCTAGAAAAACACCTGCGAGAGAAGGCCCTGAGGTCGATGCGGAAGGCGCAAGTGTCCCCACCATCCTAG